A window of the Firmicutes bacterium CAG:345 genome harbors these coding sequences:
- a CDS encoding 50S ribosomal protein L33 2 (product inferred by homology to UniProt): MEPRAGITLRCSECKNENYITTKNKRKHAERFEVKKYCPHCNKSTLHVEKK; the protein is encoded by the coding sequence ATGGAACCAAGAGCCGGTATTACTCTTAGATGCAGTGAATGCAAGAACGAGAATTACATTACGACAAAAAACAAAAGAAAGCATGCTGAACGTTTCGAAGTCAAAAAGTACTGCCCTCATTGCAATAAGTCAACTTTACACGTTGAAAAGAAATAA